TATGTTAAAGCCAGAGAAAAATCATATAGGGGAGGATAATGCTGGTCCATCAGAGTTTGAATTCACATGTGAGGCACCATCACCAGAAGATAATTGTCAGGCCAGTATAAAGTCAACCGAAAATGGATCAATTCATGACTTGAGTCCATCTAAACAACCTAAGGGCTGCTTGTTGATCAAATCTTCCCCTGAAATGATGGATGTTGAAAAACTAGGTACTGGTACTGCCTCAATTTCTGGATCTACTGTGCAGTTAAAGCCAATTAGTGATGGCACATTGATGAATGACACTTTATGGGAGGGAACAATTCAGTTAACTTTATCTTCACTTATAAAAGTTGTTGCTATCTTCAAAAGGTTTGTTTCACCTATGTCGCTTCTAGTTAATGCATGCAGTTAACTTTTGAAAACAATATCTTTGAtaactttcatatttttaacccaacaaaagaacattactaTTTATACAGAGGTAAACTCCCCTTTTATGTGTAAACCTGTATGCTGTATTCCATTTTAGAGAAATGCTTGTCCTAACACACATTTTAGGATTCTGTTATCATATCCTAACTCCTATTAATGTTTCTATTTTCCAGTGGTGAAAAGCCATCAACAAATGAGTGGCGCCACTTTGTTGAGATCAAGGGAAGAGTGAGGCTTACTGATTTTCAAGAATTTCTTGAACAACTGCCTAAATCCAGGAGCCGTGTTGTAACGGTAATTTGTTTCTGTGCTTAGTTTCATATATATATCTAATGGATGATTTTGATTTGTACTAAAATTAGTGTTTAACAATTGGCCCACATCCTTGCTGGTTTTGAAATATATTCTTTCTTGTACTAGTTGCCATGAAGCTGTTGTTCTGCCACATGTAAATGAATGATTGTAAGATGCCATTGAATGCATATTCATCTGCTTGCAAATTTGTGTTTAGGCTCAAGGTTATTTTTATTAAACTCATTGAGTTTGTTCTCAGCCTGCGAATCCATAAACTGGCCAATTGGATATTACCGTACTTTATCCATGTGAAACCAACATGTATTGCATGTGGAATATCTTTTCTTTCAGTTTTCAGTTCTTCACACCGAGTACATGTTAATGCAGGTGTTGTTTTCTGGTTACTGTATGGGTTGCATTATTTTGCCTTTTCCTTTCTGAGAACGTGCCTAACATGTTTTCCATTAAGCTACTACTGGCCAGAACAGAAATCACAGCAATTACTGGCCAGAACAGCGCTTATATAAGCATAAACTATAACCAGAAGTGGAACAACTAAACAATAAACTGGATCATCTACTGCTACCAGTGGGCAGTATGTTTAGTTGGTAATTAAGGTTGTAATTAATCCCCCATAATTTGAATCTAGAAAGAAAGAACCAAACAACCATGCTCCAATTGCACAGATAGATGTGCACTTGCAAATTTGCTTGTCCGACTACGGAGCAACAAAAGAAAATCGTAGAAGAACCAAAAGCTTCAACAGACATGCTTCCCAAAAGTGTAAATATATGTCTGTTAGACCTGGTTGGTCCTAGTTAGAATTAGTTTAATACTGATCATAGTAACATTTGGTAAACATAGTGTCGTGATTGTTTAATACTATTGTAGTAACACTTGGTGTAAATATAATGTCGTGATAGTGTTAAATTGTGGCACTGGCATTTCTCAAAGCACTATCTTTTTCCTATTGTAGAACTATTCTTTTTACAATGATGCTGAAATTAATGGTTATCACATACCAAGCTTGGACTGTAtacttttatttttattttgccACTATATTTGGTGATGTAAAGCTAATCGGAATTTAATATATGAAATAGACAAGAAAAAGGGCACTGGTAAGAAAATGCACTTTAGTCTCAGTGTGTCATGGTACTATCTGATCTTACATGTTACATCTGTATTTACTTGAATTTGATTTTTCTTTTGTTCGTGCATGTGTCTATTATGTTTAATGCTTAGTGCCAGTGACTACAATCAAATCTTTCAACTACATCTTGAATAGATATGTTTCATGCATTGCTATTTATATAAAATTCTAGAGGTTATTTTTCATGCATTGCTGTTTATATAAATAGATATGCTAATGTGGTGACCAAAATTGTCCCATAGCATTTTCTTTAGTCTAGCTCCTCAGAATATGTTTTCTCGGACATACTCAGAATATATCCTTTCCTTTTACTGTAATTGTTCTGCAGGTAACTGAGTTGCGTTTGAAGGAGGGCTCTCTTGAGAGTGGCCAGCAGCAATTCCTGCAGGTCCCTGCTCCCCAATTATTAGCATCTGTTACCACATTATATGGGTTTAATTTAACACTATTACTGAACTCCTGATTTGCTAAGAATTTCTTTTTCTCCTGCAGACAATCGACTCATATGTTGCAGATGAGAGAGTAGGACTAGTAAAGCTCACTGAAGGGGTGGAGCTCTACCTCTGCCCTTCTCATGAGAAGGCAGCTCAGATACTCACGGAACACCTGCCAAAGGAGCACTCGGCCAGTCAAACCATGACCGGAGTATCTGTTATTGGTGTCTTTGTGTGGCGGAGGCCCTGCATTACTACCAGAACACCCACAAGGCATGACAGTTCTAAGAGGCACCCTATGTCAATCTCGAGGAAGCCGCAGGCCATGCTTTCAAGTTCAGTGCCAATGTCTTCTCTGCGTACCAGATCTCCTGCCTCTCATTTTGGCTACTCCAACGAGCGCCCTTGCCTTAAGGATGATGCAACTGACGACGTTCCCCCGGGCTTTGGCCACGGTGTCATCAAGGATGACGATGACCTTCCTGAATATGATTTTGTTAGCATCTCAGACGGATCCCCCAATGTTGCAGCACCACATTGCTACCAGAGGCAGCAGCATGTGCAGGCTATTTCTCCCCCAATCAACCAGGTCAGGCAGGTAGTTCGCAAGTATGGCAGCATGTACGCTTCAGCGCATCCTTGGGGCGGCGACAAGGACTTACCAGAGTGGGACCCAAGACACAGTGCTCTCCGGTATAGCCCGATGCAGCATCAGCATGTAATGGTAACTCCGCACCTGTCAAGCCCCTTGCCCCATGTTTACGGTCGTCTGCCTCAGCAACATGCCATGGCCGTGCAGCAGCCCTGGAATCACCACCACATGTTGCACCCTGCTGAAGCTCAATCTGGGCGGCCTGGCTGGCGGTCTAGCGCCCAGTGGCAGGAGGACGCCGCGTGGCATGCCAGGTTTGTTGTGGAGCCCGATGTGGCGGCGCCCGAGCCGACCTCGCTGGGAGGAGCGAGGGAGCCATGGCATGGAAGCTGGAAGCCACACTAGAACTAGCCGAGCGTCTCTGGTCCCATCTTGCTCCGAAGTCTGAACGGGAGGGTGTATGTATGGCGGGTTGTGTTACTAGTTTGTAGTATGTTAGTCAGAAGTGAGGATTCAAGGAAAAAAAGGTCAGTCAGAAGTAGGCTTCAGCTGTCGGTCACAGTTTATGGCTCTGGGGTAGGAATCGCGAGACGCGAACGATGCGGTAACCAACAATTTCAGCGGCAAAGATGTTTTGTCGATGCAGGATCGAGTAACCTGTGATGTGGCTCTGATGCGACTTGAATCTTCCGTACCATTCGAACTTGTCTTGCCGGAATGGTTTCGCTTGCGTGTCTGGAAATGATGTTTTCTATGTTTGGTCTCCACTGGATGAAGAAAACTGGTGCCGTGCTACTACTCCAGTTTAGTCGTTTTGGGCTTTTCAAAATAGATCTTCTGGGCTACTTTGATCGGTTGCTTGAGATGAGAGCAGAGAGGTAAAACTAAAGAGCAAACCAGCTAGAAGCCCAGCGTTGCGTTGCCGTTCTCCAGAACCTCCATCCAGGTCGTCGTTCCAGCGCCACTTCCAGATCGGCAGGCGAATGAGTAGCGTCCCCCGGCCCCGGCCGGGATCGCGACGTGACGCGCTCGCGAGTCGCGCGGCTCGTCGAGCTCCGAGCGGCCCGCGTGTCCCCGCCAGCTGATCGCTCACTTCGGTCTGCCGCAGCGCTCCACCGACGGGTGCCGGAGGGGACAGCCGGACGAGGAGTGGGCGCCCCCAGAAGTGCCCCCGTGGTCCGGGGCACGGGAGGATCACGGTGCCCGACAGGCTGAAACCTCGCTTGCCATTGCTAGCTTGACAGCAGGCACACGCACTGATGAGTGATGACTGATGACTGGCCCAATGCGGGAATGCCAAGCGAAGCAAGCAACAATCCGGCTCACCGGTCACCAACCTTTCCATCTTCTCGACCCGTGGCTCGTAACCTTTTTCGGGCACGCTTTCCAGGCCAACGGAAGCTCAACGGAACCGAGATCGCGACGCCCGGACAGAGACGTCGTACCGCATCCCTGCCTATTTGCCTAGCATCCCCTGGTTCGATGGAAGCAGTGAGCCAGTGACAGGTACTAGATGGATGCATCACCTGAACTCTTTCCGGTAGAGGAGCAGcttcttttgctcttttgcttaAGCGAGAGGGGACAGCAGACGGTGGCTCCCCACCTACTTATTGTTGATTTGTTTGTACTCCACGATCGCGAGCAACATCTAGTAAAAAGGGCAACAATGCTTCGTGTTACAGGCACGCACGAACGCTTACATCCAATCCACTGGCGATGGTCGAtcgctttttttaaaaaatatttatatatatagtaAAAGAGTTCCCACTCATCAACTACCCATACCCAATCGGCAACGAACGAACGAACGAACGAAATGAATTTACGCAGCTGGGGATTAATAACAGGTCGTAGCGTAGGGGGAAGCAAGCATCAGTCGAGGCGCATCATGGCCTTGTGGAAGTCGtcgacggcgccggcggcgacgcaCTGCGTGATGAGCCGCGCGCCGGGCTTGCGCGCCGGTGGCCGGACCAGGATGCACGTCGCGATGTAGTCGAGGTTGGTGAGCGGGACCACGTGCGCGGGGCAGCCCCACCCGTAGTCCACCTCCGCGAACCCCAGCCGCGACCAGTCCGACACCAGCAGCGTCCGGTAGTCCGACGTGATCCGGTACGGGTCCCCCGCCccctctcccccgccgccgccggcgatccaCTGCGCGAGCTCGCCGGGCAGCCGCCTCTTGCTCTCGCGGATCAGCCGCACCACGTCGTGCACCGGCGCGCCCGCCACGGCCCCGGCGTCCGCCGACACGCGCATGATGTAGTAGCAGTTGCCGTAGAACCCGTCCGGGAGCGCCCGCCCGCgcagcgccgccagcgccgGGCGCGCGTTCATGGCGAAGCAGACGTGCACGGGGGTCCCCGGCGCGAACCCGGCCGCGCGGGTGCGGGACTGCCACGCCTTGGCGATGAGCACCTCGAACGCGCTGCACCGGTGGCCCGTCCGCTCCAGGAACCGGGCCTTGAAGTGCTCGATGTACCCCGCCGAGATGTCCATGGCCAGGTACTGGAGGCGGAGCTCCGTCGGGGCCGGGAGCGGGCCCACCGCCGCGCCGGGGGGGCTCGGGATCGCCTCGCGGGCCCACGCGGGGGACACCAGCGGCGCCGCGTGCCCGCGCGCGACGTCGCCCACGGCGGACATGAACTGCGCCGCGCCGGGGCCGTCGGCGACGGCGTGGCTGAACCGGAAGCCCACCACGAAGCCGCCGCACGCGAACTGCGTCACCTGCATTGCGGAGCCGTTGACCTCGATCTATTTCGGCACAAAGCGAACGCGTAATAAGAACAGAAGAAAGATTCAAACTTCTTTGCTTGCTGTTCACCTGGACGAGGAGGATGAGCGAGTCCTCAGGGAGGGGGTCGGAGGCCGGGTAGGTAGGGTGCGGCAGGAGCTCGTCCTTGGGCACCATGAGCGGGTACTCGAGGTAGTCCACGTCCTCGAGGGTGCAGCTCGCCGTGGCCTCGATGAACCAGACGCCCTCGCCCGTGCAGTCCACCACCAGGTCCCCCTCGCCCGAGACAGCGAGCCGCCCGGCGATGGGGTAGTAGCTCACGAGCGCGGTGGCCAGCGCGCGCTCGATGGCCCTGGCGGGCACCtcggcgtcggcgccggcgcggccctTGAAGACGTGGAGGGACTCGATGAGCGCGCGCTGCGTCGGGTAGCGGTCGAGCCAGGAGAGCGGCAGCTCGCCGCGGGGCGTGGGCGCCGACGGGGCCACCACCCGCTGCGCCACGCGCGTgaccgtggccgccgccgcggtccgcatggtggccgccgccggtgggggatctgggggggcgcggcggtggtggtgggtgCGCGCACCGGCAGGCTGTGGCTCACCTGGGAAGCAAGGTACGACCGGTCCGGGGTTTTATAAGGCCTTCGGGAAAACCGTGGTGTGGCCGCTACGACTAGTTTTCTGTGCGTCGGTCGCGCGTGAGTGGATTTGAAAAGGATCGCCCACCGCACGATGCGAAGGTGGAGCAACTAGATTCAGCCATCACGAACCACTTCCATAGTGAAACATGTCTTGCTTGCAACAATAGTTAAAGTTGGTAGGCTTTTCCTTGGAGAAAATGGTTCAAGTTCTCGGTTTGTGACAATAGGTAGGGGGAGCATTGAATTTTGAAGTATGTGTGATGTTTATACTCTAGTTATCTGTTTCTTTTTATTATCTTGTCTATCGATCCTTTGAATCGCAATTGAACGGTTCCGAtatcttttttttcttcctaATAATCTTATTACCCACAATAATATTCTGTTTTGCACGATCTTTTTTTCTT
The genomic region above belongs to Panicum hallii strain FIL2 chromosome 4, PHallii_v3.1, whole genome shotgun sequence and contains:
- the LOC112890722 gene encoding acyl transferase 7-like, with amino-acid sequence MRTAAAATVTRVAQRVVAPSAPTPRGELPLSWLDRYPTQRALIESLHVFKGRAGADAEVPARAIERALATALVSYYPIAGRLAVSGEGDLVVDCTGEGVWFIEATASCTLEDVDYLEYPLMVPKDELLPHPTYPASDPLPEDSLILLVQVTQFACGGFVVGFRFSHAVADGPGAAQFMSAVGDVARGHAAPLVSPAWAREAIPSPPGAAVGPLPAPTELRLQYLAMDISAGYIEHFKARFLERTGHRCSAFEVLIAKAWQSRTRAAGFAPGTPVHVCFAMNARPALAALRGRALPDGFYGNCYYIMRVSADAGAVAGAPVHDVVRLIRESKRRLPGELAQWIAGGGGGEGAGDPYRITSDYRTLLVSDWSRLGFAEVDYGWGCPAHVVPLTNLDYIATCILVRPPARKPGARLITQCVAAGAVDDFHKAMMRLD